A window of the Diospyros lotus cultivar Yz01 unplaced genomic scaffold, ASM1463336v1 superscaf1, whole genome shotgun sequence genome harbors these coding sequences:
- the LOC127793200 gene encoding probable receptor-like protein kinase At5g61350, translating to MEDGDRYGFSSPPLLHHHFYLLFLCFIFFNTGIPCIAQRHGSTFIPPDNYLINCGSPDTTLLDDGRSFKSDPQSSSFLSTGENILTSVGSLPKTVSSSSSSSSSSSSLPLYLTARIFEDESMYRLLIFKPGRHWLRLYFYPLPHPAYNLTSAVFTVTTDTTVLLHDFSVQDNTALVFKEYLINITLDSFSLKFSPMKHSFAFINAFELVSAPDDLISDSASSIFPVGDISGLSGYALEVSYRFNVGGPMITPRNDTLGRTWLPDTQFMKFPQGAKNVSLAPDVVRYPEGGVTPLIAPNWVYATAEEMADPGVANTNFNLTWVMAVDPTFSYLIRMHFCDIVSQGLNELYFNIYVNGMVGESSLDLSTLTSGLAVPYYQDFLVNASTISNSSLIIQVGPASNVQSSLPNAILNGLEVMKMSNMAGSLDGLFSSSRADQESHSGPGSIEIAATVALAMMVTIIVVILIGTARRRRRPQGWNHKQRSFSSWLLPLNASQCSFLSCKSKSSHSSFMSSGIGLGQFFTLTELREATRNFDDAAVIGVGGFGKVYIGELEDGTKLAIKRGNPSSAQGINEFQTEIQMLSKLRHRHLVSLIGYCDEQSEMILVYEYMANGPLRDHLYGSKYLPPLPWRQRLEICIGAARGLHYLHSGAAQGIIHRDVKTTNILLDENFVAKVSDFGLSKAAPTLEQTHVSTAVKGSFGYLDPEYFRRQQLTEKSDVYSFGVVLFEMLCARPALDPALPREQVNLAEWAKNQHRKGSIEKIIDPHLVGSISPQALMKYVETAEKCLADYGVDRPSMGDVSWNLEFALQLQDASSKFDPTEDGSEEDEFVVLNPSGRKESKVELTIDISDDSGAVVGSPLFSPDFQGR from the coding sequence ATGGAAGATGGTGACAGATATGGGTTCTCCAGCCCTCCTCTCCTCCACCACCATTTTTACCTCCTTTTCCTttgtttcatcttcttcaacacgGGAATCCCCTGCATCGCTCAAAGGCATGGCTCAACATTCATCCCACCCGATAACTATCTCATCAACTGCGGCTCCCCGGATACCACCCTGCTCGACGACGGCCGTAGTTTCAAGTCCGACCCCCAGTCATCTTCTTTCCTGTCCACCGGTGAAAACATATTAACTTCTGTTGGCTCCCTTCCTAAAActgtctcctcctcctcctcctcctcttcttcttcttcatctcttcctCTATACCTCACTGCAAGGATTTTTGAAGACGAATCAATGTACAGGCTTCTCATCTTCAAACCCGGCCGCCATTGGCTGCGCCTCTACTTCTACCCACTTCCACATCCTGCATATAATCTAACAAGTGCTGTGTTCACTGTAACCACTGATACTACAGTTCTATTGCATGACTTTTCAGTGCAGGACAACACTGCATTGGTGTTCAAAGAGTACCTCATCAACATCACTTTGGACAGCTTCTCCCTCAAGTTCTCTCCAATGAAACACTCATTCGCGTTCATAAATGCCTTCGAGCTTGTCTCTGCTCCCGATGATCTGATCTCTGATTCAGCATCTTCAATTTTCCCAGTTGGGGATATCAGTGGCTTGTCAGGCTACGCTCTTGAAGTATCCTATCGGTTCAATGTGGGAGGGCCAATGATCACTCCTAGAAATGATACATTGGGAAGGACTTGGCTTCCTGACACCCAGTTCATGAAATTCCCACAAGGGGCTAAGAATGTGTCTCTGGCTCCTGACGTTGTCAGGTACCCAGAGGGCGGTGTCACGCCTTTGATTGCTCCAAATTGGGTGTACGCCACAGCTGAGGAGATGGCTGATCCCGGTGTAGCCAACACAAACTTCAATCTCACCTGGGTCATGGCTGTTGATCCAACCTTCTCTTACTTGATCAGGATGCACTTCTGTGACATTGTGAGCCAAGGCCTCAATGAACTCTACTTCAATATCTATGTCAATGGGATGGTGGGAGAGTCCAGTCTTGATCTCTCAACCCTGACTTCTGGCCTTGCAGTGCCTTACTACCAAGATTTTCTGGTCAATGCGTCCACCATCTCCAATAGCTCCTTAATCATTCAGGTTGGCCCTGCTTCTAATGTTCAGTCAAGCCTCCCAAATGCTATTCTCAATGGCTTGGAGGTGATGAAGATGAGCAACATGGCTGGAAGCTTAGATGGGTTATTCTCTTCCAGTAGAGCAGACCAGGAATCCCATTCTGGGCCTGGTTCAATAGAAATAGCTGCAACTGTAGCTTTAGCAATGATGGTAACAATAATAGTGGTGATTTTGATTGGCACGGCTAGGCGGCGAAGGAGACCTCAAGGATGGAACCACAAGCAGCGTAGCTTCTCATCATGGCTGCTTCCTCTCAATGCCAGCCAATGCAGTTTCTTGTCCTGCAAGAGCAAGAGCAGCCACTCAAGTTTTATGTCATCCGGGATTGGGTTAGGCCAGTTCTTCACTCTAACTGAGCTGCGAGAAGCGACAAGGAACTTTGATGATGCAGCAGTGATTGGTGTTGGAGGGTTTGGAAAAGTGTACATTGGAGAGCTGGAAGATGGAACAAAGCTTGCCATAAAGAGAGGGAACCCCAGTTCAGCACAAGGGATTAATGAGTTCCAGACAGAGATACAGATGCTTTCCAAGCTACGCCATCGCCATCTTGTTTCATTGATAGGTTACTGCGATGAACAATCAGAGATGATCCTTGTGTATGAATACATGGCAAATGGTCCTCTTCGCGACCATCTCTACGGCTCCAAGTACCTGCCTCCATTGCCCTGGAGACAAAGGCTTGAAATTTGCATAGGCGCAGCCCGCGGTCTGCATTATCTCCACTCTGGTGCAGCACAGGGTATAATCCACCGCGATGTCAAGACCACAAACATCCTCCTGGATGAGAATTTTGTCGCGAAAGTTTCTGACTTTGGCTTGTCCAAAGCTGCACCAACACTGGAACAAACCCATGTTAGCACAGCTGTGAAGGGAAGTTTCGGGTACCTTGATCCCGAGTATTTCAGGAGGCAGCAACTCACAGAGAAATCCGATGTTTACTCTTTTGGAGTAGTCCTTTTCGAGATGCTGTGTGCAAGGCCTGCGTTGGATCCAGCATTGCCCAGAGAACAGGTGAATTTGGCAGAATGGGCAAAGAACCAACACAGGAAGGGCTCAATTGAGAAGATCATTGATCCCCATCTTGTGGGTAGCATTAGCCCACAAGCTCTGATGAAGTATGTGGAGACCGCAGAGAAGTGTTTGGCAGATTATGGCGTTGATAGGCCGTCCATGGGAGATGTGTCGTGGAACTTGGAGTTTGCTTTGCAGCTTCAAGATGCATCCTCAAAGTTTGATCCTACTGAAGATGGCAGTGAAGAAGATGAGTTCGTTGTCTTGAACCCATCAGGCAGAAAAGAGAGTAAAGTAGAGCTGACCATTGACATCAGTGATGATTCAGGAGCTGTAGTTGGATCTCCCCTATTTTCTCCAGATTTTCAGGGAAGGTAA